A portion of the Streptomyces sp. YPW6 genome contains these proteins:
- the rplK gene encoding 50S ribosomal protein L11 — protein sequence MPPKKKKVTGLIKLQINAGAANPAPPVGPALGQHGVNIMEFCKAYNAATESQRGMVVPVEITVYEDRSFTFITKTPPAAKLILKAAGVEKGSGEPHKTKVAKLTADQVREIATTKLPDLNANDLDAASKIIAGTARSMGITVEG from the coding sequence ATGCCTCCCAAGAAGAAGAAGGTCACGGGGCTTATCAAGCTCCAGATCAACGCCGGTGCGGCGAACCCGGCCCCGCCGGTCGGCCCCGCGCTCGGTCAGCACGGCGTCAACATCATGGAGTTCTGCAAGGCCTACAACGCCGCGACCGAGTCGCAGCGTGGCATGGTCGTGCCGGTGGAGATCACGGTCTACGAGGACCGCTCCTTCACCTTCATCACGAAGACTCCGCCGGCCGCCAAGCTGATCCTCAAGGCCGCGGGTGTGGAGAAGGGCTCCGGCGAGCCGCACAAGACCAAGGTCGCCAAGCTGACGGCCGACCAGGTCCGCGAGATCGCCACGACGAAGCTCCCCGACCTGAACGCCAATGACCTCGACGCCGCGTCGAAGATCATCGCCGGCACCGCCCGTTCCATGGGCATCACGGTCGAAGGCTGA
- the rpsG gene encoding 30S ribosomal protein S7, producing the protein MPRKGPAPKRPVIIDPVYSSPLVTSLINKILLDGKRSTAERIVYGAMEGLREKTGNDPVITLKRALENVKPSLEVKSRRVGGATYQVPIEVKPGRASTLALRWLVGYSRARREKTMTERLMNELLDASNGLGASVKKREDTHKMAESNKAFAHYRW; encoded by the coding sequence ATGCCTCGTAAGGGCCCCGCCCCGAAGCGCCCGGTCATCATCGACCCGGTCTACAGCTCTCCTCTTGTCACCTCGCTGATCAACAAGATCCTCCTCGACGGCAAGCGTTCCACCGCCGAGCGGATCGTGTACGGCGCCATGGAAGGCCTCCGCGAGAAGACCGGCAACGACCCGGTCATCACGCTGAAGCGCGCGCTTGAGAACGTCAAGCCCTCGCTCGAGGTCAAGTCCCGCCGTGTCGGTGGCGCCACCTACCAGGTGCCGATCGAGGTCAAGCCCGGTCGCGCCTCCACCCTCGCTCTGCGCTGGCTCGTCGGTTACTCCCGCGCCCGCCGCGAGAAGACCATGACCGAGCGCCTCATGAACGAACTGCTCGACGCCTCCAACGGCCTCGGCGCTTCGGTCAAGAAGCGTGAGGACACCCACAAGATGGCCGAGTCCAACAAGGCCTTCGCGCACTACCGCTGGTAG
- the rplJ gene encoding 50S ribosomal protein L10: MARPDKAAAVAELTDQFRSSNAAVLTEYRGLTVAQLKELRRSLGENAQYAVVKNTLTKIAANEAGIDALDDLFSGPTAVAFVTGDPVESAKGLRDFAKDNPNLIIKGGVLDGKALSADEFKKLADLESREVLLSKLAGAFKGKQTQAAQVFQALPSKFVRTAEALRAKKEEQGGAGTPAPAEAAE; encoded by the coding sequence ATGGCAAGGCCCGACAAGGCTGCCGCGGTAGCCGAGCTGACGGACCAGTTCCGCAGCTCGAACGCCGCCGTGCTGACCGAGTACCGGGGTCTCACCGTGGCACAGCTCAAGGAGCTGCGCCGTTCGCTCGGTGAGAACGCCCAGTACGCCGTGGTGAAGAACACGCTGACCAAGATTGCGGCCAACGAGGCCGGGATCGACGCGCTGGACGACCTGTTCTCGGGTCCGACGGCGGTTGCCTTCGTCACCGGTGACCCGGTGGAGTCGGCGAAGGGTCTTCGTGACTTCGCCAAGGACAACCCCAACCTCATCATCAAGGGCGGTGTCCTTGACGGTAAGGCGCTGTCCGCCGATGAGTTCAAGAAGCTCGCGGACCTCGAGTCCCGCGAGGTTCTGCTCTCCAAGCTGGCCGGTGCTTTCAAGGGCAAGCAGACGCAGGCGGCGCAGGTCTTCCAGGCCCTGCCCTCCAAGTTCGTCCGCACCGCGGAAGCTCTTCGCGCCAAGAAGGAAGAGCAGGGCGGTGCCGGTACTCCGGCTCCCGCCGAGGCCGCCGAGTAA
- the rpoB gene encoding DNA-directed RNA polymerase subunit beta has translation MAASRNASTANTNNGASTAPLRISFAKIKEPLEVPNLLALQTESFDWLLGNAAWKARVEAALDSGQDVPTKSGLEEIFEEISPIEDFSGSMSLTFRDHRFEPPKNSIDECKERDFTFAAPLFVTAEFTNNETGEIKSQTVFMGDFPLMTNKGTFVINGTERVVVSQLVRSPGVYFDSSIDKTSDKDIFSAKIIPSRGAWLEMEIDKRDMVGVRIDRKRKQSVTVLLKALGWTTEQILEEFGEYESMRATLEKDHTQGQDDALLDIYRKLRPGEPPTREAAQTLLENLYFNPKRYDLAKVGRYKVNKKLGADEPLDAGVLTTDDVIATIKYLVKLHAGETETMGESGREIVVETDDIDHFGNRRLRNVGELIQNQVRTGLARMERVVRERMTTQDVEAITPQTLINIRPVVASIKEFFGTSQLSQFMDQNNPLSGLTHKRRLSALGPGGLSRERAGFEVRDVHPSHYGRMCPIETPEGPNIGLIGSLASYGRVNAFGFIETPYRKVVDGQVTDDVDYITADEEDRFVIAQANATLNDELRFTEPRVLVRRRGGEVDYVPASEVDYMDVSPRQMVSVATAMIPFLEHDDANRALMGANMMRQAVPLIKSEAPLVGTGMEYRCATDAGDVLKAEKDGVVQEVSADYITVTNDDGTYTTYRIAKFMRSNQGTSVNQKVVVSEGDRIVTDQVLADGPATENGEMALGKNLLVAFMPWEGHNYEDAIILSQRLVQDDVLSSIHIEEHEVDARDTKLGPEEITRDIPNVSEEVLADLDERGIIRIGAEVVAGDILVGKVTPKGETELTPEERLLRAIFGEKAREVRDTSLKVPHGEIGKVIGVRVFDREEGDELPPGVNQLVRVYVAQKRKITDGDKLAGRHGNKGVISKILPIEDMPFLEDGTPVDIILNPLGVPSRMNPGQVLEIHLGWLASRGWDVSGLGDEWAQRLQAIGADQVAPGTNVATPVFDGAREDEISGLFEATIPNRDGDRLVQPSGKAQLFDGRSGEPFPDPVSVGFMYILKLHHLVDDKLHARSTGPYSMITQQPLGGKAQFGGQRFGEMEVWALEAYGAAYALQELLTIKSDDVTGRVKVYEAIVKGENIPEPGIPESFKVLIKEMQSLCLNVEVLSSDGMSIEMRDTDEDVFRAAEELGIDLSRREPSSVEEV, from the coding sequence TTGGCCGCCTCGCGCAACGCCTCGACCGCGAATACGAACAACGGTGCCAGCACCGCCCCGCTGCGCATCTCTTTTGCAAAGATCAAGGAGCCCCTCGAGGTTCCGAACCTCCTCGCGCTGCAGACCGAGAGCTTTGACTGGCTCCTCGGCAACGCCGCCTGGAAGGCTCGCGTCGAGGCTGCTCTGGACAGTGGACAAGACGTCCCCACCAAGTCCGGCCTCGAGGAGATCTTCGAGGAGATCTCTCCGATCGAGGACTTCTCCGGGTCGATGTCGCTTACGTTCCGCGACCACCGTTTCGAGCCCCCGAAGAACTCGATCGACGAGTGCAAGGAGCGCGACTTCACGTTCGCCGCGCCGCTCTTCGTCACGGCCGAGTTCACCAACAACGAGACCGGCGAGATCAAGTCCCAGACGGTCTTCATGGGCGACTTCCCGCTCATGACCAACAAGGGCACCTTCGTCATCAACGGCACCGAGCGTGTCGTCGTGTCGCAGCTGGTCCGCTCGCCGGGTGTCTACTTCGACTCCTCCATCGACAAGACGTCCGACAAGGACATCTTCTCCGCCAAGATCATCCCCTCCCGGGGCGCCTGGCTGGAGATGGAGATCGACAAGCGCGACATGGTCGGTGTCCGCATCGACCGCAAGCGCAAGCAGTCCGTCACCGTCCTCCTGAAGGCTCTCGGCTGGACCACCGAGCAGATCCTGGAGGAGTTCGGCGAGTACGAGTCCATGCGCGCCACCCTGGAGAAGGACCACACCCAGGGCCAGGACGACGCGCTGCTCGACATCTACCGCAAGCTGCGTCCGGGCGAGCCGCCCACCCGCGAGGCCGCTCAGACGCTGCTCGAGAACCTCTACTTCAACCCGAAGCGCTACGACCTCGCGAAGGTCGGCCGCTACAAGGTGAACAAGAAGCTCGGCGCCGATGAGCCGCTGGACGCCGGGGTGCTCACCACCGACGACGTCATCGCGACCATCAAGTACCTGGTCAAGCTGCACGCCGGCGAGACCGAGACGATGGGTGAGTCCGGCCGGGAGATCGTCGTCGAGACCGACGACATCGACCACTTCGGCAACCGTCGTCTGCGCAACGTCGGCGAGCTCATCCAGAACCAGGTCCGCACGGGCCTGGCGCGGATGGAGCGCGTCGTGCGCGAGCGCATGACCACCCAGGACGTCGAGGCGATCACGCCGCAGACCCTGATCAACATCCGGCCGGTCGTCGCCTCCATCAAGGAGTTCTTCGGCACCAGCCAGCTGTCGCAGTTCATGGACCAGAACAACCCGCTGTCGGGTCTCACCCACAAGCGCCGTCTGTCGGCTCTTGGCCCGGGTGGTCTGTCCCGTGAGCGGGCCGGCTTCGAGGTCCGCGACGTGCACCCGTCCCACTACGGACGCATGTGCCCGATCGAGACCCCCGAAGGCCCGAACATCGGTCTGATCGGTTCGCTCGCCTCGTACGGCCGCGTCAACGCGTTCGGCTTCATCGAGACGCCGTACCGCAAGGTCGTCGACGGCCAGGTCACCGACGACGTCGACTACATCACCGCCGACGAGGAGGACCGCTTCGTCATCGCCCAGGCGAACGCGACCCTCAACGACGAGCTGCGCTTCACCGAGCCGCGCGTCCTGGTCCGCCGCCGCGGGGGAGAGGTCGACTACGTCCCCGCGTCCGAGGTCGACTACATGGACGTCTCGCCGCGCCAGATGGTGTCCGTCGCCACCGCGATGATCCCCTTCCTGGAGCACGACGACGCCAACCGTGCCCTCATGGGCGCGAACATGATGCGTCAGGCGGTGCCGCTGATTAAGTCGGAGGCCCCGCTGGTCGGCACCGGCATGGAGTACCGCTGCGCCACCGACGCCGGTGACGTCCTCAAGGCCGAGAAGGACGGTGTGGTCCAGGAGGTCTCCGCGGACTACATCACCGTCACGAACGACGACGGCACGTACACCACGTACCGCATCGCCAAGTTCATGCGCTCCAACCAGGGCACCTCGGTCAACCAGAAGGTCGTCGTCTCCGAGGGCGACCGGATCGTCACCGACCAGGTGCTCGCCGACGGACCGGCCACCGAGAACGGTGAGATGGCCCTCGGCAAGAACCTGCTCGTGGCGTTCATGCCGTGGGAGGGTCACAACTACGAGGACGCGATCATCCTGTCGCAGCGCCTCGTGCAGGACGACGTCCTCTCCTCGATCCACATCGAGGAGCACGAGGTCGACGCCCGTGACACCAAGCTCGGCCCGGAGGAGATCACCCGGGACATCCCGAACGTCTCCGAGGAGGTCCTCGCCGACCTCGACGAGCGCGGCATCATCCGGATCGGTGCCGAGGTCGTCGCCGGCGACATCCTCGTCGGCAAGGTCACGCCCAAGGGCGAGACCGAGCTGACCCCCGAGGAGCGCCTGCTCCGCGCGATCTTCGGTGAGAAGGCGCGCGAGGTCCGCGACACCTCGCTGAAGGTGCCGCACGGTGAGATCGGCAAGGTCATCGGCGTCCGCGTCTTCGACCGCGAAGAGGGCGACGAGCTGCCGCCGGGCGTGAACCAGCTGGTCCGCGTCTACGTCGCGCAGAAGCGCAAGATCACCGACGGTGACAAGCTCGCCGGCCGTCACGGCAACAAGGGCGTCATCTCCAAGATCCTGCCGATCGAGGACATGCCGTTCCTGGAGGACGGCACCCCGGTCGACATCATCCTCAACCCGCTGGGTGTCCCGTCCCGAATGAACCCGGGACAGGTCCTGGAGATCCACCTCGGCTGGCTCGCCAGCCGCGGCTGGGACGTCTCCGGCCTCGGTGACGAGTGGGCCCAGCGCCTGCAGGCCATCGGCGCCGACCAGGTCGCCCCCGGCACCAACGTCGCCACGCCCGTCTTCGACGGCGCCCGCGAGGACGAGATCTCCGGTCTCTTCGAGGCCACGATCCCCAACCGCGACGGCGACCGCCTGGTCCAGCCCTCCGGCAAGGCCCAGCTGTTCGACGGCCGCTCCGGCGAGCCGTTCCCGGACCCGGTCTCGGTCGGGTTCATGTACATCCTCAAGCTGCACCACCTGGTCGACGACAAGCTCCACGCGCGTTCGACCGGCCCGTACTCCATGATCACGCAGCAGCCGCTGGGTGGTAAGGCGCAGTTCGGTGGTCAGCGCTTCGGTGAGATGGAGGTGTGGGCCCTTGAGGCTTACGGCGCCGCGTACGCCCTCCAGGAGCTCCTGACGATCAAGTCCGACGACGTGACCGGCCGCGTGAAGGTCTACGAGGCCATCGTCAAGGGCGAGAACATCCCCGAGCCCGGCATTCCCGAGTCCTTCAAGGTGCTCATCAAGGAAATGCAGTCGCTCTGCCTCAACGTGGAGGTGCTGTCCTCGGACGGCATGTCCATCGAGATGCGTGACACGGACGAGGACGTCTTCCGCGCGGCGGAGGAACTCGGTATCGACCTGTCCCGGCGCGAGCCGAGCAGCGTCGAAGAGGTCTGA
- the rplA gene encoding 50S ribosomal protein L1: protein MKRSKNLRAADAKIDRERVYAPLEAVRLAKDTATTKFDGTVEVAFRLGVDPRKADQMVRGTVNLPHGTGKTARVLVFATGDRAAAAEAAGADIVGADELIDEVAKGRLDFDAVVATPDLMGKVGRLGRVLGPRGLMPNPKTGTVTPDVVKAVNDIKGGKIEFRVDKHSNLHFIIGKVSFDETKLVENYAAALEEVLRLKPSAAKGRYIKKAALTTTMGPGIPLDANRTRNLLVEEDPAAV from the coding sequence GTGAAGCGCAGCAAGAACCTCCGCGCTGCGGACGCCAAGATCGACCGGGAGCGCGTGTACGCCCCGCTCGAGGCCGTCCGTCTCGCCAAGGACACCGCCACCACGAAGTTCGACGGCACCGTCGAGGTCGCCTTCCGCCTGGGTGTCGACCCGCGCAAGGCCGACCAGATGGTCCGCGGCACCGTGAACCTCCCGCACGGCACCGGCAAGACCGCCCGGGTCCTGGTCTTCGCGACCGGTGACCGTGCTGCGGCCGCGGAAGCCGCCGGAGCCGACATCGTCGGCGCCGACGAGCTGATCGACGAGGTGGCGAAGGGCCGTCTGGACTTCGACGCCGTCGTCGCCACCCCGGACCTCATGGGCAAGGTCGGCCGCCTGGGCCGCGTGCTCGGTCCGCGTGGTCTGATGCCGAACCCGAAGACCGGCACCGTCACCCCCGATGTCGTCAAGGCTGTCAACGACATCAAGGGCGGAAAGATCGAGTTCCGCGTCGACAAGCACTCCAACCTGCACTTCATCATCGGCAAGGTCTCGTTCGACGAGACCAAGCTGGTGGAGAACTACGCAGCGGCGCTGGAGGAAGTCCTCCGTCTGAAGCCGTCCGCCGCCAAGGGCCGCTACATCAAGAAGGCCGCTCTGACGACCACGATGGGCCCCGGCATCCCGCTGGACGCCAACCGCACCCGCAACCTCCTCGTTGAGGAGGACCCGGCCGCCGTCTGA
- a CDS encoding DNA-directed RNA polymerase subunit beta': MLDVNFFDELRIGLATADDIRTWSHGEVKKPETINYRTLKPEKDGLFCEKIFGPTRDWECYCGKYKRVRFKGIICERCGVEVTRAKVRRERMGHIELAAPVTHIWYFKGVPSRLGYLLDLAPKDLEKVIYFAAYMITFVDEERRTRDLPSLEAHVSVERQQTENRRDADLEARAKKLETDLAELEAEGAKADVRRKVREGAEREMKQLRDRAQREIDRLDEVWSRFKNLKVQDLEGDELLYRELRDRFGTYFDGCMGAAALQKRLESFDLDEEAERLREIIRTGKGQKKTRALKRLKVVSAFLQTSNKPKGMVLDCVPVIPPDLRPMVQLDGGRFATSDLNDLYRRVINRNNRLKRLLDLGAPEIIVNNEKRMLQEAVDALFDNGRRGRPVTGPGNRPLKSLSDMLKGKQGRFRQNLLGKRVDYSARSVIVVGPQLKLHQCGLPKAMALELFKPFVMKRLVDLNHAQNIKSAKRMVERGRTVVYDVLEEVIAEHPVLLNRAPTLHRLGIQAFEPQLVEGKAIQIHPLVCTAFNADFDGDQMAVHLPLSAEAQAEARILMLSSNNILKPADGRPVTMPTQDMVLGLFFLTTDDDGRDVKGADRAFGSTAEATMAFDARELSLQAKIDIRFPVGTMPPRGWVPPVAEEGEPEYQPGDTFRLRTTLGRALFNELLPEDYPFVDYSVGKKQLSEIVNDLAERYPKVIVAATLDNLKAAGFHWATRSGVTVAISDVVVPEAKKAIVKGYEEQDEKVQKQYERGLITKDERTQELIAIWTKATNEVAEAMNANFPKTNPIFMMVDSGARGNMMQMRQIAGMRGLVSNAKNETIPRPIKASFREGLTVLEYFISTHGARKGLADTALRTADSGYLTRRLVDVSQDVIIREEDCGTDRGLKLKIAVKGADGVLRKTDDVETSVYARMLAEDVVVDGKVIAPANVDLGDVLIDALVGAGVEEVKTRSVLTCESAVGTCAFCYGRSLATGKLVDIGEAVGIIAAQSIGEPGTQLTMRTFHTGGVAGDDITQGLPRVVELFEARTPKGVAPISEAKGRVRIEETEKTKKLVVTPDDGSDETAFPISKRARLLVGEGDAVEVGQKLTVGATNPHDVLRILGQRAVQVHLVGEVQKVYNSQGVSIHDKHIEIIIRQMLRRVTIIESGDAELLPGELVERSKFETENRRVVTEGGHPASGRPQLMGITKASLATESWLSAASFQETTRVLTDAAINAKSDSLIGLKENVIIGKLIPAGTGLSRYRNIRVEPTEEAKAAMYSAVGYDDIDYSPFGTGSGQAVPLEDYDYGPYNQ, encoded by the coding sequence GTGCTCGACGTCAACTTCTTCGACGAGCTGCGGATCGGCCTTGCCACCGCGGACGACATCCGGACCTGGTCGCACGGCGAAGTCAAGAAGCCGGAGACCATCAACTACCGCACGCTCAAGCCCGAAAAGGACGGACTCTTCTGCGAGAAGATCTTCGGTCCGACCCGGGACTGGGAGTGCTACTGCGGCAAGTACAAGCGTGTCCGCTTCAAGGGCATCATCTGCGAGCGCTGTGGCGTCGAGGTCACGCGCGCCAAGGTGCGCCGTGAGCGGATGGGCCACATCGAGCTTGCCGCTCCCGTCACCCACATCTGGTACTTCAAGGGCGTTCCCTCGCGCCTCGGATACCTGCTGGACCTCGCGCCGAAGGACCTCGAGAAGGTCATCTACTTCGCCGCGTACATGATCACGTTCGTGGACGAGGAGCGCCGCACCCGCGACCTGCCGTCCCTGGAGGCCCACGTCTCCGTCGAGCGTCAGCAGACCGAGAACCGTCGCGACGCCGACCTGGAGGCCCGCGCCAAGAAGCTCGAGACCGACCTGGCCGAGCTGGAGGCCGAGGGCGCCAAGGCCGACGTGCGCCGCAAGGTGCGCGAAGGCGCCGAGCGTGAGATGAAGCAGCTGCGCGACCGTGCGCAGCGCGAGATCGACCGCCTCGACGAGGTGTGGAGCCGCTTCAAGAACCTCAAGGTCCAGGACCTGGAGGGCGACGAGCTGCTCTACCGCGAGCTGCGTGACCGCTTCGGCACGTACTTCGACGGCTGCATGGGCGCCGCCGCGCTGCAGAAGCGCCTGGAGTCCTTCGACCTCGACGAGGAGGCCGAGCGCCTCCGCGAGATCATCCGCACCGGCAAGGGCCAGAAGAAGACCCGTGCGCTCAAGCGCCTCAAGGTCGTCTCCGCGTTCCTGCAGACCAGCAACAAGCCCAAGGGCATGGTGCTCGACTGCGTGCCGGTCATCCCGCCGGACCTGCGTCCGATGGTGCAGCTGGACGGTGGCCGCTTCGCGACCTCCGACCTGAACGACCTGTACCGCCGCGTGATCAACCGCAACAACCGCCTGAAGCGGCTTCTCGACCTCGGCGCGCCCGAGATCATCGTGAACAACGAGAAGCGCATGCTCCAGGAGGCCGTGGACGCGCTGTTCGACAACGGCCGTCGCGGCCGTCCGGTCACCGGTCCCGGCAACCGTCCGCTGAAGTCCCTGAGCGACATGCTCAAGGGCAAGCAGGGCCGTTTCCGTCAGAACCTCCTCGGCAAGCGCGTGGACTACTCCGCGCGTTCCGTGATCGTCGTCGGTCCGCAGCTCAAGCTGCACCAGTGCGGTCTGCCGAAGGCGATGGCGCTGGAGCTGTTCAAGCCGTTCGTGATGAAGCGCCTGGTGGACCTGAACCACGCGCAGAACATCAAGTCGGCCAAGCGCATGGTCGAGCGCGGCCGCACCGTCGTGTACGACGTCCTCGAAGAGGTCATCGCCGAGCACCCGGTGCTGCTGAACCGTGCGCCCACCCTGCACCGCCTGGGCATCCAGGCCTTCGAGCCGCAGCTGGTCGAGGGCAAGGCCATCCAGATCCACCCGCTCGTCTGCACCGCGTTCAACGCGGACTTCGACGGTGACCAGATGGCCGTCCACCTGCCGCTCTCCGCGGAGGCGCAGGCCGAGGCCCGCATCCTGATGCTGTCCTCGAACAACATCCTGAAGCCGGCCGACGGGCGTCCCGTCACCATGCCGACCCAGGACATGGTGCTCGGTCTCTTCTTCCTCACCACGGACGACGACGGCCGCGACGTCAAGGGCGCGGACCGCGCCTTCGGTTCCACGGCCGAGGCCACCATGGCCTTCGACGCCCGCGAGCTCTCGCTCCAGGCGAAGATCGACATCCGCTTCCCGGTCGGTACCATGCCGCCGCGCGGCTGGGTGCCGCCGGTCGCCGAGGAGGGCGAGCCGGAGTACCAGCCCGGTGACACCTTCCGGCTGCGGACGACCCTGGGCCGCGCGCTCTTCAACGAGCTGCTGCCCGAGGACTACCCGTTCGTCGACTACTCGGTGGGCAAGAAGCAGCTCTCCGAGATCGTCAACGACCTGGCCGAGCGCTACCCCAAGGTGATCGTGGCGGCGACGCTCGACAACCTGAAGGCGGCGGGCTTCCACTGGGCGACCCGTTCGGGCGTCACCGTGGCCATCTCCGACGTCGTCGTGCCCGAGGCCAAGAAGGCCATCGTCAAGGGCTACGAGGAGCAGGACGAGAAGGTCCAGAAGCAGTACGAGCGCGGTCTGATCACCAAGGACGAGCGCACGCAGGAGCTCATCGCGATCTGGACCAAGGCGACCAACGAGGTCGCCGAGGCGATGAACGCGAACTTCCCGAAGACGAACCCCATCTTCATGATGGTCGACTCGGGTGCCCGAGGAAACATGATGCAGATGCGTCAGATCGCGGGTATGCGTGGTCTGGTGTCGAACGCCAAGAACGAGACGATCCCGCGTCCCATCAAGGCGTCCTTCCGCGAGGGCCTCACCGTTCTGGAGTACTTCATCTCCACGCACGGTGCCCGTAAGGGTCTGGCGGACACCGCCCTGCGTACCGCCGACTCGGGTTACCTGACCCGTCGTCTGGTGGACGTCTCGCAGGACGTGATCATCCGCGAGGAGGACTGCGGCACCGACCGCGGCCTGAAGCTGAAGATCGCGGTCAAGGGCGCCGACGGCGTGCTCCGCAAGACGGACGACGTCGAGACCTCGGTCTACGCCCGCATGCTCGCCGAGGACGTCGTGGTGGACGGCAAGGTCATCGCGCCTGCCAACGTCGACCTCGGTGACGTCCTGATCGACGCCCTGGTGGGCGCCGGCGTCGAGGAGGTCAAGACCCGCTCGGTCCTGACCTGTGAGTCCGCGGTCGGCACCTGTGCCTTCTGCTACGGACGCTCGCTCGCCACCGGCAAGCTGGTCGACATCGGTGAGGCGGTCGGCATCATCGCCGCCCAGTCCATCGGTGAGCCCGGTACCCAGCTGACGATGCGTACCTTCCACACCGGTGGTGTGGCCGGTGACGACATCACCCAGGGTCTGCCCCGTGTCGTCGAGCTCTTCGAGGCCCGTACGCCGAAGGGTGTCGCCCCGATCTCCGAGGCCAAGGGCCGGGTGCGGATCGAGGAGACCGAGAAGACCAAGAAGCTCGTCGTCACCCCGGACGACGGCAGCGACGAGACGGCATTCCCGATCTCGAAGCGTGCCCGTCTCCTGGTGGGCGAGGGCGACGCGGTCGAGGTGGGCCAGAAGCTCACCGTCGGTGCGACCAACCCGCACGACGTGCTGCGCATCCTCGGCCAGCGTGCGGTCCAGGTCCACCTGGTCGGCGAAGTCCAGAAGGTCTACAACTCGCAGGGCGTGTCGATCCACGACAAGCACATCGAGATCATCATCCGGCAGATGCTGCGCCGCGTGACGATCATCGAGTCCGGCGACGCGGAGCTGCTTCCGGGCGAGCTGGTCGAGCGGTCGAAGTTCGAGACCGAGAACCGTCGTGTGGTCACCGAGGGCGGTCACCCCGCCTCCGGCCGTCCGCAGCTGATGGGTATCACCAAGGCCTCGCTCGCCACCGAGTCGTGGCTGTCGGCGGCGTCCTTCCAGGAGACGACCAGGGTCCTCACCGACGCGGCGATCAACGCCAAGTCGGACTCCCTGATCGGCCTCAAGGAGAACGTCATCATCGGTAAGCTCATCCCGGCCGGTACGGGCCTGTCCCGCTACCGCAACATCCGGGTCGAGCCGACCGAGGAGGCCAAGGCCGCGATGTACTCGGCCGTCGGCTACGACGACATCGACTACTCGCCGTTCGGCACGGGCTCCGGCCAGGCCGTTCCGCTGGAGGACTACGACTACGGTCCGTACAACCAGTAA
- the rpsL gene encoding 30S ribosomal protein S12, whose protein sequence is MPTIQQLVRKGRQDKVEKNKTPALEGSPQRRGVCTRVFTTTPKKPNSALRKVARVRLTSGIEVTAYIPGEGHNLQEHSIVLVRGGRVKDLPGVRYKIIRGSLDTQGVKNRKQARSRYGAKKEK, encoded by the coding sequence GTGCCTACGATCCAGCAGCTGGTCCGGAAGGGCCGGCAGGACAAGGTCGAAAAGAACAAGACGCCCGCGCTCGAGGGTTCGCCCCAGCGTCGCGGTGTCTGCACGCGTGTGTTCACGACCACCCCGAAGAAGCCGAACTCGGCCCTCCGTAAGGTCGCGCGTGTGCGTCTGACCTCCGGCATCGAGGTCACGGCCTACATCCCGGGTGAGGGACACAACCTGCAGGAGCACTCCATCGTGCTCGTGCGTGGTGGCCGTGTGAAGGACCTGCCGGGTGTTCGTTACAAGATCATCCGCGGTTCGCTCGACACCCAGGGTGTCAAGAACCGCAAGCAGGCCCGCAGCCGCTACGGCGCCAAGAAGGAGAAGTAA
- the rplL gene encoding 50S ribosomal protein L7/L12 has protein sequence MAKLSQDDLLAQFEEMTLIELSEFVKAFEEKFDVTAAAAVAVAGPAQGGAPAEAAVEQDEFDVILTGAGEKKIQVIKVVRELTSLGLKEAKDLVDGTPKPVLEKVAKEAAEKAAESLKAAGASVEVK, from the coding sequence ATGGCGAAGCTGTCCCAGGATGACCTGCTCGCGCAGTTCGAAGAGATGACCCTCATCGAGCTCTCCGAGTTCGTGAAGGCCTTCGAGGAGAAGTTCGACGTCACCGCCGCCGCGGCCGTCGCCGTCGCCGGTCCGGCCCAGGGCGGCGCCCCGGCCGAGGCCGCTGTCGAGCAGGACGAGTTCGACGTCATCCTCACCGGCGCCGGCGAGAAGAAGATCCAGGTCATCAAGGTCGTGCGTGAGCTGACCTCGCTGGGTCTGAAGGAGGCCAAGGACCTCGTCGACGGCACCCCGAAGCCGGTCCTCGAGAAGGTCGCGAAGGAGGCCGCCGAGAAGGCTGCCGAGTCCCTCAAGGCCGCCGGCGCTTCCGTCGAGGTCAAGTAA